In Cryptomeria japonica chromosome 1, Sugi_1.0, whole genome shotgun sequence, the sequence TGTTTTTGATGCCTACAATTCCCTCTACTAATGCTAAGAATATAGAAAACTTCAGTCTAATGCTGAAAGAGATTGTGTTAGAGGTGGGCATTGAAAATGTGATGCAAGTTCAAACCATTAATGTACTAACACAAGTAGAGGCAAATAAACTACTTTAGAAGAGGCATCCATGACTTTTTAAAGTCCCTTGTGCTTCCTATTACCTTGACTTTCTTTCAAAGGACATAGACAAAATTGATTGGGTTAGACCAATTGTGAAAGAAGCTAAAAACATGACAAAATACATGTATAATTGGATGCAATGCTTGATATGAGATCACATGTCACGCCCCAGCCTAAGGTTGTGGCTTTCATAAAAACAGATCACAGCTTTACATAGCAAACCCTAGGCAATTAAATATAAGGGCTGACCCAATATAAAAGTATTTAGATTGGTGATGATTATTAAAGTGAGGGACGACTAAATAAGATTAAAAACGATACTTAAATAATAATGTCTTCTTTAAGAGAGCCGACTAAGACTTAGACAGCAGTTAAATAGAATTTAGTTAACAAAGGCCAACCCCTTCTGCAATTGCCTTCCTTGCAAGAGACGCTTCTCTTGGGTAAAAAGGTACGGAGAAGATCTAACTAGAAGATGAGATGTTAGTAAAAAGGCAGAAGATACAATGAGAAATCATTCGATCTAGAAGAGAATAAATCCAGAATTTCGGAGCAGAAATATAAGCAGAAGATTTGCATGCAAGGAGAGTTTCTCAATATGATTGTATGAATAAAAGCAGATTTCAGAGCAGAAACATATGTAGAAGATTTGCATTCAAGGaaagtttctcaatataaatatCATACAAATAAAAGCAGATTTTCTGCAGACTTAAGTAGAATTATATGCAAGTAAAAAAATATGGTAAATCAGTCAAATAAGAAATAGCTTTGTAAAGTACACAACAGATATAATGAGTATAGGGGAAGCATCGAATGATTTGGAAACAACATTTGATCTGACAGCAGAAAACCAGATCAATAAGAAATCAGAGTCTGAGTTGAAATTCGAAAAGGCAGTCAACTATAATATTTGGTatctcccaaaaggggacattacatcacaCCTAGGGAAAAGAGCTTGGCAAGCAAGTGTGACAACGTTTGTATCTAACTTCTTTACATTGAAAAGAATCTGTAGTTTGACGACACCTTTGAAGCAAACATTTCAATTTGTGAATGGGGAGGCTTGCTAGACAGTTTTTTATGACATCTTTGTAAAGAAAGCTACCAAGAACATCAAGGTAACTTCAAActtcaatttaaatttcaaaataaatcCTTTAGCTTAATGAGGGATTCATACTTGGAATATGAGGAGTAAAACTCAATGGGACACACTTATGAGGCTATGGACAAAGCCAAGGAAGCCATCAGAAACTACTACAATGGAGATAGACACAAATTTTTTCCCATTTGGAAAATCATTGATCGAAAGTGGATCAATTAATTCCACAAACCCAATCATGAAGCGAGGTATTACCTCCCCAAGTTTTTCTTCTTAGATGAAATCATAGATATTAATGGAGAGGTTATGGAGGGCCTCCCCATATGCATTGATAGAATGACACCTAAGATTGAGATGAGAGACCTAATTATTAAAGAGCTACAAGATTACAAGAAAGCTAGAGGAAGCTCCAACCAAACACCAAGTAACAAAAAATGGAGCCTTTATTTACATCTTACAATTATTTTCCCGCAAGTTACAATTATTGCTTACAaacaaacttttgaatatcttcttTTCAAGTTCTTGGTGAAAATTTTGGTACAGAAATACTCCAAAACCTTAAAAGGTAGTAGCCCTTTGTGTTTTGTCTCAAACTTGTAATGTATTTTGATGTGAATGCAACCGGAGCTTGTTTGAAGTCATTCACACAAAAAAAGGCAATAAGTTGTCTCAATGATGCCTAAATGACCTAGTTTTTGTGCAATACAACATTTGCTTTCACACAAGAAAGGTTGTAGATACAATTACTTAAGATCCTATAAACTATATAAAAATGACTCATACAGAGATTGTACACATGATATGAGGgcatgtcatgtcccctccttgatcgttatatatatcctaaatgaagcaGTTATTATTATTCATTAATATAATGATTAATAACAAATGATTATTTGgaatttatttattcattaaatattactatttaattaatacttatttattactaataatattcttgaaatattcaaataaaaataaattaatgttaTATGATTAATATTAGCCACCATACAGAATTAATCtgtataaaatttatttattcattaaatattattatttaattaatacttatttattactaataatattcttgaaatattcaaataaaaataaattaatgttaTATGATTAATATCAGACACCATACAGAATTAATCTGTATAAAGTCAATATCAGCATCACCCAAACAAAGCAGTGCCAAAGATAAGATTGGGATTCCAATTTGTTTATATAAAATTAACGGTTCATTATGAGATGTGATTAGTAAATGAGGTATTAATACAATAGCAATTAATATGAGTTATCAATAATTCTTTAATTGATAGAGGAAGACATATAGATTGGTCACCAGAGATAAGATAAGCATTAACTAGTGCCACACATCGATAACATAGACAAGCAGCGATCCATCATTCCAGAGACTCAAAAAGAAATGAGACTATCGGGGGAACACTGGTCAGCATTCTCTAAGCAGCAATAACTGAAGGATCCAGATTTAGGAACAGCGACTTGTACAAGATTAATAATATCAATTTAAGAAAGCTAACTATTACAATATCGATTAAGACAAAGATGCTAACCCATCCACTAATCGATATCGGTTATAAAGAGACACGATATTAAGAATTCATCGGACAGCAATTCATGATAATCAGACATCGATCTTAAAGAAGGTTAGAGAGGGATCTATTATCATGAAGACAACAAAAAGTAAGAAATCTAATCGGTAGCAATGAGTATATCATTCAGTTGATGCAAACATTAATCAGTCAATAAGAATTATTAGTAAATAATAGTTAAGTTCGATTTAATTAAGTTAATCATTGAAAGGAACACAAATGGAAGGGGCATGACCCTTCGTTTCACACCCACTCAATTGTTATAAGGGAAGGATCGTGAGCTATCCCAAAGGGGAGGGGGGATATATTATCTGCAACCATTTTATAGACTGGAAATTATGATATATGTCTGTGCTAATAAAAGGAGGTCAGATTGCAACCCTGTTGATCGCCATCGAACAGAACAGAtcggatcagaactgttattaagttacaggcagtaacatcattgttcttggtggtatgcatggggatgtgcttattaTGAATGCTTAATATATTATTGTTGATTTAAAGAGACGAGCTATGGAGGGTGTAGCTACAACAGAAGCAGAAGACATTGAATTGGATGACATCATTACAAAGAATGTCGAACATGAGGCATAGAAGCTAGTGCCATTTAGTTTAAAGGTTGAGCCACATGTAATTGCAAGGAGTAGGCCTTCACCCCCTATAGGATAAGAAAGAGTAAATTGTAAAAATACTTAAATTGCATGGATATGCAATCTAAGATTATGACTTTCAATGACAATTATCTCAGATACCGGTTCTTGGCATTTTAGGCTGGGTCCTGGTTCTTGCCCAGTCCTGGTTCTCCCGGGGTTCCACCCAGGTCCTGCCCAGGTGTATGGGTTCTCTGTGGGTCCTGCGACCCAGGAGAACCCAGGCCCGTAGGTTCCCAAAAACAGGTCACACgtgtcataaaaacacaaaaaacaataaaaaaacactatttttaatatttttttaacatgatattagactttagttattaatgattacatttgcgatatatgaatatttattggcattggcaattatggatttatcatttatcatttatcatttatgtatgggAAGTCACATTGTGTATttcatttttgtatggattgtatcattgtaataatcaataatggtagtgatagtttataaattatataattatattttataattttgatgtttgaacatatatatatatgtgtgtgtgtgtgtgtgtgtgtgtggacgtACCCGTACCCATACCCAAGAAATTTATTTTTTTGCCGAATCTGCGAATCCatacccgaaccggtaacttagagtCTTAGACAATTATCATAAAtttataatacatattgtatttatCAGTTGGCTACTGTATTCACGTGATGGAATATTGTACTTTTTTGGTATTCAAATCTAATAGAAAGCACTTCCCCAACATTTATAGACTGATTTGATACAATTTGTAACAATACTTCACATAATATTTTAAGGAATTTAAGTTTTGTTTATTTTGTTGTCAAGTTTTCCCAAGTTTCTATAGAGTGCAAGTCAAATTTGGGTCTGTAGAGTTTTTGTAAGTCGAAGTTTGTAAACTGTGATATACACTACTTCAAATGAGCAACTTATGAAAGTCAAAGCATCCAAAGTAGTTCAGAAGTACGTAGCATTTGAGACACCCCACAAAAGAAAGTATTAAAAAATGTTACAAATGAAAAATGTCAATAGAGATGACCACTCATGTATAGTATGCTAATTTGAAGCAACATTAAGAGCATTATAACATTCCATACATCTTAGAAACCTTGAATATCATTAATAAAAATGATCACTAATTCACACAAATTAGTCAAAACCAGGCATCCATCCTATAACAGGGAGATCAAAAATTAATGATATAAGGGAGAGCTAAAAAAATAAAAGTCATACCTCAAAGTCTTTGTGTAAGGAAATTTCGGGAGATTGATGTAGCAACTTTTCCAACATGATGAGTGAATAATATGCCTCTTGCCAAAAAGCCAGCATTTCAATATCAGCAGCCTCAGATTTTTCATTACTAGCTGCAGCAACTGCACATTTTAAGATGTCAATTGCTCTagatctcacatcttcaacatgtgcCTGAAAacttttcttcatcacttctatcaAGAGACCTAAAACCTGCACAAAGATAAATAAGAAAATTGTGAATCACAaaagaaacaacaaagaaaaagaaagccTCAATCCTAAAATAGAAGCATTTTCCTCTAGTCAAGTACAATTCTTGCCTACATCATCATGCCTGGAAAACCTAGCATCAACAATATGAAATCATGAAAAAAGCAAAATTAGTCAGAAACTAGCATTTCTGCAACAGTGTTAGCCAACACGAAAGCAAGGAAAACAATGATCTGTTGTTACAGTAATGGATTAACTTGACATGGATAATCAATTACATTTCGATGGCATGTTTTTAAGGAATTCCATGAAATAAGTCCAATAATCATGCTCAGTGCCTCGGCCATTTTGCATTATCCAACTAATATGGTTACAAATATGGTAGACACTAATAAGTATCTTTCACTTAATGACTGAATCCTGAGCTTTGCAGTACTTGACtataaaatattaaatacaattcaAGAAACAAAATGATTCTGGGCATCATAAAAAAATGTCAATATGTAATTTGCATAGTTGCATGGGTACTCGTACCCAGCCCATGGGTACTCATACCGGAGACTCGGACGCGTATCCCGCACCGGAAACTTGGTTGGAAACGTCTCCATAGAGAGGAGACTTCCCACTAACGTATCCGCCCGTCTCCCACCGTCTCCAagacaaacaaaaaaaatgaaaccctaaaatgttaaaaaaaacaaaacacaggcaacaaaataatcaaaattcaataCAAACAGAAaaaaaacaatgctcaaaacaaatgCAGGTCACAAGGATTTCTTAAAATGTTGCAATAGAAattactaaattattatattatatttaatgttcaatgtcattatattttcagaatttctataattattaaattatatttaaaagaaattggcatctccaagtacccACATCTCCTATTTTGGAATAGTCGTACCGGTACCAGCACTGgtctccaaagtctccaagtacccccgtacccatgcaaccttggTAATTCGATAAATATAATTTCATTACAGCTAAGTTACCGGTACTTCCCATTTTGCCCACGAATCCGGATGCGGTGTGTATCGGATTCGGATTCGCCCCGGAATCCCTGTGGATTCGGACAGGGTACCGATTTTTTCCCCCTGAAACGTATCCGATATTTGACTCACGAATCCCGACGCATCCGGTGTAAACGTGGCGATTCCATACGGTTTTTTTGACGAATCCGCATCATTCGCAAATTTCGAGTGGTTTTTCCACGGGTCGAATATGTCATTTAACATTTAAAACCCTAAAGCAAAGGCAAAAATAAAAACTCGTGAAAACCGAAAAAACGCGAAATTTTGAAACCATATCGCGCGACGGCACAGGGGTTTGAGGACGCGCGATGGCACAGTGGTGAAAGAAGGCACGCAGACACAGAGGAAGCGCCACGGGCCACGGCAGGAGGCAACGGCACAGAGGACGCCCGCGACGACGGCGGGAGGCGCCACGGCAGGAGGGCGAAGGCACAGAGCAGGCACGCGACGACGGCGGGAGGCGCCACGGCGGGAGGGCTTCGGGATCAGGtatgatattaatttttttattatagtgtgctatattttattaaattttattatagttaaaaaaataattaaaatttattagtttgttaaattttaatatttattatagttttttttttttataatagtttgctaattaaaatttattagtttgttaaattttaatatttataataattttttttaaaaactactcatttttaaaatattaaaaataataataatttaataataggtatatttttttaaaactatattagtttgttatatttttaaatattttaatttaataattaaaatttattaatttgttaaattttaatatttataattaattttttttaaaaactactcatttttaaaatattaaaaataataataatttaataataggtatattttttaaaaacctaataactttcataattataataatttcacttttattttaaataaattattaaatttaattttattatttatatatttaacatttataatctattgtttaatattaaatattaatattttttttttaatttgttgtagaaatcataatggcaacgactactagctctactcctcaaagctctactcctcaacggactttcaaaactgacccaaattcacctttatggaaatatgtcaaaataatagaccaagtaaaaggtggtggaacatttttatggatatgcaacttctgtagtacgaaaaaaactagctcctacagtcgtgtcaaagcccatttttgtgccattccccaacaaggaatcaaaccatgtctaggaaagaatggaaatgggatgtcacctcaagaaatagcaggatatattagagagcaagaggaagcagatgcaagagttggtcgtgcctcaaaccatcctttgttgaCAAGAAGAGGAAGTAAATCAAAGAGGCCCCCTACTTCTCCATCTTATAGCGATTTTCCTGATATCGTGGTAGAGAGCCACCCATTCTTGGACCCAATTAGTGAAGAACCTGTTATTGTGAAGAGAAGCAAgggaccattagagagagcatttaagaatgatgctagagagattgcagatcaatccgttggaagatgtctatatgcaaacggtttgtcatttaatgtggtacgatcaccatattggtaggatatgttgaaaaaggtaaatgaggctccacaagggtacatagggccaggttatgagaaggtgcgtagcaccttactagcaaaggaggtaaaaaacatagacaatgcattggctcccattagaaattcatggaaacaaacaggggtgtccatcatttcagatggatggaaggataccaaaaatcggccattaattaatgtaattgcagtgtgccctaaaggggcaatgtttctgaaagctgtggattgtgaaggacaggtgaaggatgcacaatttattgctaacatccttatacaatgcattcaagatgtgggacctcaaaatgttgtccaagtaataacggataatgcaaagaattgtagagctgcaggtatgttgattgagacacggtttgaacacatattttggacaccttgtgctgtccactctctcaacctcatgctacaaaagataggcaggaaaatagattggatcaaacaaatttatgttgaggctgaagagatccaaatgttcatcacaaaccataacatgtcacaggccattttcagatcattttcacagttggagttgctaaaggtaattgaaacacttcaatttttaaaatctacatttcactttgatggttacttaatttttttttttttatcatgtcttctttgtattctaatttttatttttaatttttgaataggttgccgagacccgatttgcatccaacacaatcgtcttgaggcgacttgtgaaggtgcgacagccacttgctagcatggtaattagtcaaagttggtccctatggaggcaatccaatactgaaagggcagcaaatgtaaagcgcatgatcctagatgacacttggtgggatcgagtggaatatcttttgagtttcactgagcccatcatgagtatgatccgttatactgacatggatcacccatgtttgggagaggtatatgatggcattgactcgatgattgagaaaatgaaagccatcatcaatgcaaaagagcaagatcccgaagaaactttcttcaaagaggttcaatcaatttgtgttgagcggtggaacaaaatgaccaccccactacatcttcttgcatttgcattgactcccaaattttatagtgatgaaatgcttgctaagccatcaagggtaccaccatatagagattcagaagtcagtgaagggtgtaggacagcacttactaaactcttcccagattctgaaatggaggatttaatgacaagtgagtttgctgattttgtagcctccaatggtcaaagtgtttccgctctccgtgacaagtataaaaaggattctcatgcttggtggtacctcaatggccatacatcaccaaaccttcaaactcttgcaatcaaagttttatcgcaagtaagtttcttaatttttattgctctctaaatttagattttttataaaatagttataattgtcaccctctcactttgtgtcaattattcaataggttgctagttcctcttcatctgagcgaaattggagcacatactcctttatccactcagtgaaacgcaaccgactggcagcaagtaaggcagaagagctcgtttatgtgcattcaaacttgcgccttcttactcataaacaaaatgagtataaggatgggagcacaaagttttgggatgtagatccagagcgaactgatttggatttttcagctgccacacaatctttactttctggggagtctgatagccaatgtgctgctagtgcaagtggcagtgaggctgcatgtggttccagtactctacctacatcatctaatgtcaatgatgatgttgatcttgatcttcctagtgacccatatgatgctattgctgattattagttgtgtcattttattgttgaacggttgagccagtgaacaatgaattcgatatctatcataacattcaaagtttgtaattttgttatagacttatagttatatcaatatgaatcatatatgatagttccaagttttgtttagcatatggatgatatgtgggattctaaatttaatttttgtttctacttattagagtgtatatatgtatatatttatgatttttacatttttttgtacggACGTACCCATACGTACCCAGGCCCCCCCTAAAAAAAATGCCGTACCAGCGTACCGTACCcacgtacccgtacccgtacccgtacccatacCGGCAACTTAGCATTACAGTTAATCTGAGGTAATTGAAAGTTGCAAAAATAGTAATGGATAATGTTGTTGAGAATAATTCAACAAAGCAAGAATGACAAAAAGGAATGAAGTCAGAAAATATTAATTGTATTCTAGTTTTGCATGATTATCCAACATAAACCATAGTCGTCTGATTATATAAGTGATGAATGCTTGTCAATGTTCATGGATAACATTAACAAGACTTTATCAATTTGAGAGGAAAGGCAAAATAAATACAGCATCATGAGGATCTACTTGCTTGGTGtagtgaaaattttgaaagaaaCAACAATTTTGTAAAAGATGGGTGCCTTCACAATataaggaaaaatagaaaaagttTTTTATACATATTTGCAAACTCTAGTTCTTTTTTATTCTCTTTTAGATGTTTTGGTTTCTCTAGCTATTATTGTATCTTCATTTCTATTAAAAAATGATATTTCCACAGTCCAGTGTAGTGAATATAAGCATTTCTATAAGAAAATTGTGTAAAAATTTTGTATCAACACATTTCAAATCACATCCAATATCCATCTTTAGGATGAGTAAAACAGTAATCCAACAGAAGTTAGAACATTAAATTGctatattttaatcatttgataTTAAATTTTAGTATAGTACTTGTTGACTTTTTATTCCTCCTCTCACACCAACTCTCATTCTACAGGCTCTTCCCTTCTCCTCCTTTATAAAGTAccttgttctgcaatttttaagTTACTGTTTTCCTCATTTAGAAAATGGATCATGACTTGTGATCAGATATGTATCAATACAAAATTTTGACACAGTTTTCTTCCAGAAGTATTCACATTCATCTTAGGCAACTCCTAAGTCTAGGTGAGGGTAATTTTTTGAGAGATCCTACCTAAAGCACTCCATACTTCATAAGGCCCAAGAAATTTCAGTCTGTCAGCTCTTTCATCCTAATATTAGCCGCTTTGTTTCCCTAGATTTTGGCCTTAATGGTAGCTGGGGACTATTTGTTTGTATTCAGATTCAATTTTCAGTTAGTTTTTCTGGTTGAGGGCCTAATAAACCCCTCATGTTGCTGATAAAAAAATACTAAGCTAATTATCAAAATGATGCTTTATTGATTGTATTGATGGTAACACTATGCTTTTTGGACCCCAACAAACATTTCAAGTCATTTAAATGAAACATTTTAAGACTACATGTTAGTACTGGTTTACAAAATGAGGAATAAATGTACCTGTGCAGCAGGACACCATAGCTGTTTCTTCTCACCCTTATACCACAAGAGACCAAATGTTAGCATCCGTTGCAACGGCCGCTGACTCACACGACCAATCAATTCTTTCAAGACATATCCTACCATAGCCCGAATACCCTTGTCATTATCATTAACCAAACGTGCCACTAATGGGAGAAAAAAGGTTTCTGCTTGTTCATCAACCACATTACTCGGAAATTTCTGAATGATCACATGTAACATTTCTAACACAGCTTCTCGGCCACATGTGTGTTCATAGCTGCAATAGATGCAATCAGGCAAGTTTAATTTAAACAATAAAACATAATTCATTGTATTCAAGCTTAAGAAAGGTTGAATGTGAAGAAAAAGTTATCAACACTCTACCTGAGATTTGCAACCAAAAAATCTATATGTTGCTGCAAACGCTTCTCACCAAGAGGATAGTCAAGGAGAAACTTTAATAGAATTTGACTACATTGCTTGCGGATAGGTTGAATTTGACTAGTGACCATTAGATGTGCAACTCTAGTTATCAAATCATAAAGATCTGGAACCATGAGCTTCCGCCCAATAATTGCCTTTAAAAGTGACAGTGCAATGGTATTTGAGCTACTTTCCAAATCAATGAAAACTGGAGACTGTAGAAGCATTTTTAACTGAACATCTGACATGGTTGTATTTGCATATCTTAAAAGCACAATAAGTAAGTTGATGGAAGACTGCATCAAGGGACTATGAATCTTTCCTGATCTCTGAACCATATCAAAAACCAACGAGGTAATGTTTCCCCCAAGAATGTCTATGGATGGAAGGTGGAATCTCAATAGTAAAGCCAAGCATTTTACAGACTGTGATATAACTCCTTCATATTTGGATTTGAGACATTGATGTAGAAGTTCCAAAAAGGGATCTAACATGGATATTATGTGATGATCATTCTTATCCGCTTTGATATGTTTCAGATGGTGTTCAAGAAGTCTCAATGCAAACACTGTAATTACATACCTATTTGGTGCATCTATATCATCCACAGTGCCCTTCATTAGATTGTTGGATGAGTTAGTTGATCTAGAAGATTCCATCTCTGGTGAGGTAATAAAATCAGTCCTCCTACCAATCTTTTCATCCTGCAAACCATCCTCAACCAAACCATATACAAAAACAAGCAAATCTTGTGGACCTAAGGATATATTAGACTGAAGGCCAGCAGCTATATACCGAAGCATCGACTCAACTTTAACTTTTTCTTTGGGTGCGAGTGTTTTATGAAGATTGTGCTCAACAGGTTTAAGCAGTGCACTAGCACGTCTATGGAACGTAATAT encodes:
- the LOC131875490 gene encoding uncharacterized protein LOC131875490, with the translated sequence MVISQSWSLWRQSNTERAANVKRMILDDTWWDRVEYLLSFTEPIMSMIRYTDMDHPCLGEVYDGIDSMIEKMKAIINAKEQDPEETFFKEVQSICVERWNKMTTPLHLLAFALTPKFYSDEMLAKPSRVPPYRDSEVSEGCRTALTKLFPDSEMEDLMTSEFADFVASNGQSVSALRDKYKKDSHAWWYLNGHTSPNLQTLAIKVLSQVASSSSSERNWSTYSFIHSVKRNRLAASKAEELVYVHSNLRLLTHKQNEYKDGSTKFWDVDPERTDLDFSAATQSLLSGESDSQCAASASGSEAACGSSTLPTSSNVNDDVDLDLPSDPYDAIADY